A genomic stretch from Bacterioplanes sanyensis includes:
- a CDS encoding heavy metal translocating P-type ATPase, protein MALQACFHCGESTNEGQRWATEIDGQIQPMCCPGCKAIAETIVASGLKDYYKHRTDLPELSPAEFDNQDLTARDTLKIYDSDAMQRHFVVADGQQHEATLIIDGISCAACGWLIEHRLKQLDGVVQANLNLSTHRLTLRWDNQVQPLSSLMEAIVRLGYKAAPFSATEQEAQRNRESRQAIRRLAVAGIGMMQVMMISVPIYVGMELQYENFMRFAAMLLTFPVVLFSAKPFFDAAIRDLKTRHLTMDVPVSLAILLAFTASIWSTFNQGMEIYFDSVCMFTFFLLLGRFFEMRARHRMGKAGNNLMTLLPTIALRIQNGQEEIISTSEIEPNDVLQLKPGQAIPADGVVLTGRSSVDEAALTGEYLPVSKQPGDDVIGGTFNVESPMTMRVTATGAKAQLSTIMRLMDRAQQDKPAIALIADKVASYFVLAVLIVSAAVAGYWWPQGAEHAFFVALSVLVVTCPCALSLATPTALTAATASLREDGLLISKGHVLETMTKISRVVFDKTGTLTLGRLTLEQCQTVADHSEDLCLQVIAGLERYSPHPIAHAFQHIEGLALEDVEQRPGEGILGRRQQHEWRFGHSQFACGQPLTPPSQATGQWLLLSCDLQPQAWVRLDDSVRKSSKPLVDGLKARGIEVALLTGDPSPSGMKLAQQLGIDDVRIGQSPEDKLTSVRAWQQQGERVLMVGDGINDVPVLAGADLSLAVNEASDLAKTNADCILTNGHLDVILQALNRAQKTRSIIRQNIGWALGYNLVALPVAAAGLVPPWAAAIGMSLSSLLVVTNAMRLARRSRG, encoded by the coding sequence GTGGCACTGCAAGCCTGCTTTCATTGCGGAGAAAGCACCAACGAAGGTCAGCGCTGGGCCACGGAAATTGACGGTCAGATCCAGCCCATGTGCTGCCCAGGTTGCAAAGCCATTGCCGAAACCATTGTCGCCAGTGGCTTAAAGGATTATTACAAACACCGCACCGATTTGCCCGAGCTGTCGCCAGCAGAGTTCGATAATCAAGACTTAACCGCCCGCGACACGCTAAAAATCTACGACTCCGATGCCATGCAGCGCCATTTTGTCGTCGCTGATGGTCAGCAGCATGAAGCCACCCTGATCATTGACGGCATCAGTTGTGCCGCCTGCGGCTGGCTGATTGAGCATCGCCTAAAGCAACTCGACGGAGTCGTGCAGGCCAACCTTAACCTGTCGACTCATCGCTTAACCCTGCGCTGGGATAACCAAGTTCAGCCGCTGTCTAGCCTGATGGAGGCCATTGTCCGCCTTGGCTACAAGGCCGCTCCGTTTTCCGCCACTGAGCAAGAAGCGCAGCGCAATCGCGAAAGCCGCCAGGCCATACGCCGTCTCGCTGTTGCTGGCATCGGCATGATGCAGGTGATGATGATATCAGTGCCGATCTACGTCGGCATGGAATTGCAGTACGAGAACTTCATGCGCTTTGCAGCCATGCTGCTGACCTTTCCTGTGGTACTGTTTAGCGCCAAACCGTTTTTTGACGCCGCCATTCGCGACCTCAAAACCCGTCACCTGACCATGGACGTACCCGTCTCGCTGGCGATCTTACTGGCCTTTACCGCCAGCATCTGGAGCACCTTCAACCAGGGAATGGAGATCTACTTCGACTCCGTATGCATGTTCACCTTCTTTTTGCTACTCGGGCGCTTTTTTGAAATGCGCGCCCGCCATCGCATGGGCAAGGCAGGCAATAACTTAATGACGTTACTGCCCACCATAGCGCTGCGCATTCAGAACGGGCAGGAAGAAATTATCTCCACCAGCGAGATCGAGCCTAACGACGTCTTGCAGCTCAAGCCAGGGCAAGCCATTCCCGCCGATGGCGTGGTGTTAACCGGTCGCAGCTCGGTCGATGAGGCTGCACTCACGGGTGAATATTTGCCGGTCAGCAAACAGCCTGGTGATGATGTCATTGGCGGCACCTTTAATGTCGAAAGCCCCATGACCATGCGCGTGACCGCCACCGGCGCCAAGGCGCAGCTGTCGACCATCATGCGTTTGATGGACCGGGCGCAACAAGATAAGCCCGCCATTGCCCTTATCGCCGACAAGGTCGCCAGTTATTTTGTGTTAGCGGTGTTGATTGTGTCTGCTGCGGTGGCCGGTTATTGGTGGCCGCAAGGGGCTGAACATGCCTTTTTCGTGGCGTTATCCGTATTGGTGGTGACCTGCCCCTGTGCGTTGTCGTTGGCGACGCCTACAGCACTCACCGCCGCCACGGCATCGCTGCGTGAAGATGGCCTGCTGATCAGCAAAGGTCATGTGCTGGAAACCATGACCAAAATTTCGCGAGTGGTGTTTGATAAAACCGGCACCCTAACACTGGGCCGACTGACACTGGAGCAGTGTCAAACCGTTGCTGATCACAGCGAAGACCTGTGCCTGCAGGTGATTGCAGGGCTGGAGCGTTACTCGCCCCATCCCATTGCCCATGCCTTTCAGCACATCGAAGGGCTGGCGCTAGAAGACGTCGAGCAGCGCCCCGGCGAGGGTATTCTCGGGCGCCGGCAGCAACACGAGTGGCGCTTTGGCCATAGCCAGTTTGCCTGCGGCCAGCCATTAACACCGCCGTCGCAGGCTACCGGTCAGTGGCTACTGCTCAGTTGTGACCTGCAACCGCAAGCTTGGGTGCGCTTGGACGACAGTGTGCGTAAATCATCGAAGCCACTGGTCGATGGGCTAAAAGCTCGTGGCATTGAGGTCGCGCTGCTAACCGGCGACCCCAGCCCCAGCGGCATGAAATTGGCGCAACAGTTGGGTATCGATGATGTGCGCATTGGCCAGTCTCCAGAAGACAAATTAACCTCAGTGCGCGCTTGGCAACAGCAAGGTGAGCGGGTGTTAATGGTCGGTGATGGTATCAACGATGTGCCGGTATTGGCCGGCGCCGACCTTTCGCTGGCCGTCAATGAAGCCAGTGATTTGGCCAAAACCAACGCCGACTGCATTCTCACCAACGGCCACCTGGACGTGATTCTGCAGGCGCTGAATCGCGCACAAAAAACACGCAGCATTATCCGCCAGAACATTGGTTGGGCACTGGGCTATAACCTTGTCGCTCTGCCGGTTGCCGCTGCTGGATTGGTTCCCCCTTGGGCGGCGGCCATTGGTATGTCGCTCAGCTCGCTTTTAGTCGTCACCAATGCCATGCGCTTGGCGCGACGTTCACGAGGCTAA
- the ccoS gene encoding cbb3-type cytochrome oxidase assembly protein CcoS: protein MDIIYALVPLSLVLLSVAIGIFFWAVRSGQFDDMDSPAHKILFDDDESDPTPEDRDKPRD from the coding sequence ATGGACATCATTTACGCTCTGGTGCCGCTATCTTTGGTATTGCTTAGCGTCGCCATTGGTATTTTCTTCTGGGCTGTACGCAGCGGTCAGTTTGACGACATGGATTCTCCAGCCCACAAGATTTTATTTGACGACGACGAGTCAGATCCTACCCCAGAGGACAGAGACAAACCGCGTGACTGA
- a CDS encoding sulfite exporter TauE/SafE family protein has product MTEPLSLLTAVLLGLFGASHCLVMCGGIAASMGTRMQHHRWLGALVFNGGRITSYAMAGALVGALGLWLQSQHQGFMVALRLFAGVLLILMGLYIARWATWLTRLEQLGQHLWRHLQPLTKPLLGSHELMDRWLLGMLWGWLPCGLIYSTLSWVAANGNPVDGAAAMLAFGLGTLPAMFTSTLAASALINLISKQWVRSLSGLLLIAYGAWTILGVLPLDNAH; this is encoded by the coding sequence GTGACTGAACCGCTTTCACTACTCACCGCCGTTTTACTGGGCTTGTTCGGTGCCAGTCATTGCCTGGTGATGTGCGGCGGCATCGCTGCCTCAATGGGCACGCGCATGCAGCATCACCGTTGGCTCGGCGCCTTAGTTTTTAACGGCGGCCGTATTACCAGCTACGCCATGGCGGGCGCGCTGGTTGGTGCCCTGGGGCTGTGGCTGCAAAGCCAACACCAAGGCTTTATGGTCGCACTGCGTTTGTTTGCTGGCGTGTTGTTGATTTTGATGGGGCTGTACATCGCCCGCTGGGCCACGTGGCTGACGCGACTGGAGCAGTTGGGTCAACACTTGTGGCGCCACCTTCAACCGCTGACCAAACCTCTGCTGGGCAGCCACGAGCTGATGGATCGTTGGTTGCTGGGCATGCTGTGGGGCTGGTTGCCGTGCGGTTTGATTTACAGCACCCTCAGTTGGGTGGCGGCCAACGGCAACCCGGTGGACGGCGCTGCCGCGATGCTGGCGTTTGGCTTAGGCACTTTACCCGCCATGTTCACCAGTACTTTGGCGGCTTCAGCTTTGATCAACCTGATCAGCAAACAGTGGGTGCGCTCTCTTTCGGGCCTGTTACTCATCGCTTACGGTGCTTGGACTATCCTTGGGGTTTTACCGCTAGACAATGCTCATTGA
- the ccoG gene encoding cytochrome c oxidase accessory protein CcoG has protein sequence MSDEIPVKNVTPEPQSMYQKREKIYVREIHGLFQKIRTYSLWALMLAYYGTAWINWGDRQAVLFDLPARQFHIFGATFWPQDFILLSTLLIICAYGLFTITNMAGRIWCGYTCPQSAWSFIFMWIEERVEGSRNQRIKLDKEPLSARKLQKKAIKHLSWLVISVWTGVTFVGYFTPIRELVPDLLAFSIGGWAAFWIMFFTVATYINAGWMREQVCIYMCPYARFQSVMYDRDTLAVSYDYNRGEPRGKRSKKASDVEQQSQLGDCVDCSLCVQVCPTGIDIRDGLQYQCIGCALCIDACDSIMEKLDKPKGLIRYTTENELEGQTTHFVRPRLIGYATLLLVMISGFSYAMMTRTPFELDIERDRGSLYQVTPNDTVENYYTVKMMNMTQQAQTYLLSVEGIDGVNMDIDSEYQIAVNKVEELSLTLEVDPAAAGLDASKTLIEFVVVDKATGKEVAREESRFIAPRQ, from the coding sequence ATGAGTGATGAAATTCCGGTTAAAAATGTCACCCCCGAACCTCAGTCCATGTACCAAAAGCGCGAGAAGATCTACGTGCGCGAAATCCATGGCCTGTTCCAGAAAATTCGCACCTACTCTTTGTGGGCGTTAATGCTGGCCTACTATGGCACCGCTTGGATCAATTGGGGCGACCGCCAGGCAGTGCTGTTTGATTTGCCTGCGCGCCAGTTTCATATTTTTGGCGCTACTTTCTGGCCGCAAGACTTCATTCTGCTGTCAACACTGCTGATCATCTGCGCCTATGGATTGTTCACCATCACCAACATGGCCGGTCGTATCTGGTGCGGCTATACCTGCCCGCAATCGGCCTGGTCGTTTATCTTTATGTGGATTGAAGAGCGCGTCGAAGGCTCGCGCAACCAGCGCATAAAACTGGACAAAGAACCGCTGAGCGCACGCAAGCTGCAAAAAAAAGCCATCAAACACCTATCTTGGCTGGTCATCTCGGTGTGGACTGGCGTTACCTTTGTTGGTTATTTCACTCCGATTCGTGAGCTAGTGCCCGATTTATTGGCCTTTAGCATTGGTGGCTGGGCGGCGTTTTGGATCATGTTTTTTACCGTCGCCACCTACATCAATGCTGGCTGGATGCGCGAGCAGGTGTGCATCTACATGTGCCCTTATGCACGCTTCCAATCGGTCATGTACGACCGCGACACCTTGGCCGTGTCTTACGATTACAACCGCGGTGAACCACGCGGCAAGCGCAGCAAAAAAGCCAGCGACGTAGAGCAGCAATCACAACTGGGCGATTGCGTCGACTGTTCTCTGTGCGTTCAAGTGTGCCCCACTGGCATTGATATTCGAGACGGCCTGCAGTATCAGTGCATCGGTTGCGCCCTGTGCATCGACGCCTGTGATTCCATTATGGAAAAGCTCGATAAACCCAAAGGCCTGATCCGCTACACCACCGAAAACGAGCTGGAAGGGCAAACCACACACTTTGTCCGCCCTCGCCTGATTGGTTACGCCACTTTGCTGTTGGTGATGATATCTGGTTTCTCCTACGCCATGATGACGCGCACACCGTTTGAGCTCGACATTGAGCGAGACCGCGGCAGCCTTTATCAGGTCACCCCCAATGACACGGTAGAAAACTATTACACCGTAAAAATGATGAACATGACGCAACAAGCACAAACCTACCTGCTGTCCGTTGAGGGCATCGACGGCGTCAACATGGACATCGACAGTGAATATCAAATCGCCGTCAATAAAGTCGAAGAGTTGTCGCTGACGTTGGAGGTGGACCCAGCCGCCGCTGGGCTGGATGCCAGCAAGACGCTGATCGAGTTTGTGGTGGTGGATAAAGCCACTGGCAAAGAGGTGGCACGCGAAGAAAGTCGCTTCATTGCGCCACGGCAATAA
- a CDS encoding FixH family protein: protein MKSEPQETAKPWYKEPLMLLVLGIPFLAVIWGGVILSLALSTKDSLVSDSYYKDGVSYTENQEAFQAASRLQAQADLIFTNDEVRLQLRGYFDEKPNTLQLQLIHPTLEDRDLTVFLQKMTDGSYAGVNDMELPDRRRLWLSSPEQGWQIRSTELIMPEQTVTLSYQ, encoded by the coding sequence ATGAAGTCCGAGCCTCAAGAAACCGCTAAGCCCTGGTATAAAGAACCGTTAATGTTGCTGGTCCTCGGCATTCCATTTCTCGCAGTCATCTGGGGCGGCGTCATACTGAGCCTGGCACTGAGTACCAAAGATTCGCTGGTCAGCGACAGCTATTACAAAGACGGCGTGAGCTACACCGAAAACCAAGAAGCCTTCCAGGCAGCCAGTCGCCTACAAGCACAGGCCGATCTGATATTCACCAACGACGAAGTACGCCTTCAACTGCGCGGCTACTTTGACGAAAAGCCCAATACCCTGCAGCTGCAGTTGATTCACCCGACGCTGGAAGATCGTGACCTGACGGTATTCCTGCAGAAAATGACCGACGGCAGTTACGCCGGTGTGAATGATATGGAACTGCCTGACCGTCGCCGCTTGTGGCTGTCTAGCCCAGAGCAAGGCTGGCAAATTCGCAGCACCGAACTGATCATGCCCGAACAAACTGTGACCCTTAGCTATCAATGA